The following are encoded together in the Tatumella ptyseos genome:
- the rraB gene encoding ribonuclease E inhibitor RraB has product MSSEELLAEQREETLAIIEELLEDGSDPDALYTIEHHFSCDSFDALEKAAVDAFKAGYEVTEPEELELEDGTTVMCVDIISESALNPELIDAQVVQLVAIAGKHNVDYDGWGTYFEDPDAQDDEDDDIDEDDNGVRH; this is encoded by the coding sequence ATGTCCAGTGAAGAATTATTAGCCGAGCAACGTGAAGAGACGTTAGCAATTATCGAAGAGTTACTGGAAGACGGCAGCGATCCAGATGCGCTTTACACCATTGAACATCATTTTTCTTGCGATAGCTTTGATGCACTTGAAAAAGCGGCCGTCGATGCCTTCAAAGCGGGTTATGAAGTGACTGAGCCGGAAGAGTTAGAACTTGAAGACGGTACCACCGTGATGTGCGTAGACATTATTAGCGAATCCGCCCTCAATCCTGAACTGATCGATGCGCAAGTCGTACAATTGGTCGCTATCGCTGGTAAGCATAATGTTGATTATGACGGGTGGGGCACTTACTTCGAAGATCCGGATGCGCAAGACGACGAAGATGACGATATCGATGAAGACGATAACGGTGTTCGTCATTAA
- the yrbN gene encoding protein YrbN yields MKRPESFHDELCRLAAAI; encoded by the coding sequence ATGAAAAGACCTGAAAGTTTTCATGACGAGTTATGTAGACTGGCCGCCGCAATCTAA
- the nlpI gene encoding lipoprotein NlpI, protein MKPYLRWGFIATALLLAGCSNANWRKDEVLAVPLQPTLQQEVMLARMEQILASRSLTEDERAQLLYERGVLYDSLGLRALARNDFSQALSIRPDIPEVFNYLGIYLTQAGNYDAAYEAFDSVLELDPTYNYAHLNRGIAFYYGGRYKLAQDDLLAFYHDDPNDPFRSLWLYLAEEKLDANKATSALQQRYNAAKRDQWGWKIVEFYLGKISEKQLMQSLQEDATDNTSLAEHLSETNFYLGEHYLSLGEKDNAEALFKLTVANNVNNFVEHRYALLELALLGQAQDDLSESDQQ, encoded by the coding sequence ATGAAGCCTTATTTACGCTGGGGTTTTATTGCGACAGCTTTGTTGCTGGCTGGATGTAGCAACGCAAATTGGCGTAAGGACGAGGTATTAGCCGTTCCTTTGCAGCCTACCTTGCAACAAGAAGTGATGCTGGCACGTATGGAACAAATACTTGCCAGTCGTTCACTGACAGAAGATGAACGCGCACAGTTGTTATATGAGCGCGGAGTGTTGTATGATAGTCTAGGTTTGCGGGCATTAGCGCGGAATGACTTTTCCCAAGCATTGTCCATAAGACCTGATATACCTGAAGTCTTCAATTATTTAGGTATTTATCTTACGCAGGCAGGCAACTATGATGCTGCCTATGAAGCGTTTGATTCTGTACTGGAGCTTGATCCAACTTACAATTATGCGCATCTTAACCGTGGCATCGCGTTTTACTATGGTGGACGGTACAAGCTAGCGCAAGATGATCTGCTGGCGTTTTATCACGACGATCCCAATGACCCTTTTCGGAGTTTATGGCTTTACTTGGCGGAAGAAAAATTAGATGCCAACAAAGCAACGTCTGCATTGCAACAACGTTATAATGCGGCGAAAAGAGATCAATGGGGATGGAAAATAGTCGAATTCTACCTGGGAAAAATCAGCGAAAAGCAGCTGATGCAGAGTCTTCAGGAAGATGCTACGGATAACACCTCGCTCGCTGAACATCTCAGTGAAACCAACTTCTATTTAGGTGAACATTACCTAAGTCTGGGGGAGAAGGATAACGCAGAAGCGTTATTCAAACTGACGGTCGCTAACAATGTGAATAACTTTGTTGAGCACCGATATGCATTGTTGGAGCTGGCGCTACTTGGCCAAGCACAAGACGACTTATCAGAATCTGACCAGCAATAG
- the miaE gene encoding tRNA isopentenyl-2-thiomethyl-A-37 hydroxylase MiaE, protein MNTQTLLQPIQHFLHCQTPDAWINEARKPENLPLLLTDHLVCELKAALTATWLIRKYVADKPSGEAILEWLKPYEAFVYREIPDPDFIRAHKGLSRPVTTTTDFAWAGELVEKMMLLIKEELHHFYQVWEIMQQRGIAYKKMTASRYAKSLMREVTTHEPMTLVDKLICGAYIEARSCERFAALAPHLDPELAKFYTSLLRSEARHYQDYLHLAQQIAEFDISARVQAIGRAEAQLISSPDPELRFHSGCPCL, encoded by the coding sequence ATGAACACCCAAACTCTACTGCAACCTATCCAACACTTCCTCCACTGCCAGACCCCCGATGCTTGGATTAATGAAGCGCGAAAGCCGGAGAATCTCCCGCTGCTGCTAACGGATCATTTGGTTTGTGAATTGAAAGCGGCGCTGACTGCTACCTGGCTTATTCGTAAATATGTTGCCGATAAACCCAGTGGTGAAGCGATCCTCGAGTGGCTTAAGCCTTATGAAGCGTTTGTATACCGTGAAATACCTGATCCTGATTTTATACGTGCGCATAAGGGATTAAGTCGCCCTGTCACCACCACGACTGATTTTGCCTGGGCAGGAGAACTGGTGGAAAAAATGATGTTATTGATTAAAGAAGAGTTACATCACTTTTATCAGGTCTGGGAAATAATGCAGCAGCGTGGAATCGCCTATAAAAAGATGACGGCCAGTCGCTATGCAAAATCACTAATGCGTGAGGTGACCACTCATGAGCCAATGACGCTGGTGGATAAACTCATTTGTGGTGCCTATATTGAAGCGAGATCTTGTGAGCGTTTCGCTGCATTGGCTCCCCATTTAGACCCGGAATTAGCGAAGTTTTATACCTCGTTACTGCGCTCTGAAGCACGTCATTATCAAGACTACCTTCACTTAGCCCAACAAATTGCTGAGTTTGATATCTCCGCTCGAGTACAGGCTATTGGACGCGCCGAAGCACAGCTGATTAGCTCGCCTGATCCTGAGCTACGTTTTCACAGTGGATGTCCGTGTTTATAG
- the argF gene encoding ornithine carbamoyltransferase produces the protein MSSLYQRSILRLLDCSQQELTHLLTLAADLKRAKKLGTEQRYLEGKNIALIFEKDSTRTRCSFEVAAYDQGAGVTYLGASGSQIGHKESIKDSARVLGRMYDGIQYRGYGQSIVETLANYAQVPVWNGLTTEFHPTQLLADLLTMQEHLPDTPWTKIKLAYLGDAQNNMGNTLLEAAALTGLQLVMVAPQACWPAAELVAECQTLAAQHGGSITLTENVQEGVHGADFLYTDVWVSMGEPKEVWEERIALLRDYQVNQQVVTATGNPQVKFLHCLPAFHDTETVVGKHIAEQYDLPQGIEVTDEVFESAHSIVFDQAENRMHSIKALMVATLSDQV, from the coding sequence ATGTCTTCACTGTACCAGCGGTCGATTCTACGATTACTCGATTGTTCCCAGCAAGAGTTAACCCATCTTCTCACCCTTGCCGCCGACTTAAAACGTGCAAAAAAACTGGGAACCGAGCAGCGTTATCTTGAAGGTAAAAATATCGCGCTGATATTCGAAAAAGACTCGACGCGTACTCGCTGCTCTTTTGAAGTCGCTGCCTATGATCAAGGTGCTGGCGTAACCTATTTAGGGGCAAGCGGCAGCCAAATTGGACATAAAGAATCTATTAAAGATTCGGCACGAGTGCTGGGCAGAATGTATGACGGTATTCAGTATCGTGGCTATGGTCAATCTATCGTGGAAACCTTGGCGAACTATGCACAAGTCCCAGTCTGGAACGGCTTAACCACCGAGTTTCACCCAACACAGTTGTTAGCAGATTTACTTACCATGCAGGAACATCTGCCTGATACACCGTGGACTAAGATTAAACTGGCTTATCTCGGCGATGCGCAAAACAACATGGGTAATACCTTATTGGAAGCCGCAGCCCTGACAGGGTTACAATTAGTGATGGTTGCCCCGCAAGCCTGCTGGCCGGCAGCCGAATTAGTTGCGGAGTGTCAAACTCTGGCTGCACAACACGGCGGCTCAATCACCTTAACGGAGAATGTGCAGGAAGGGGTTCACGGGGCTGACTTCCTCTATACCGATGTCTGGGTGTCGATGGGCGAACCGAAAGAAGTGTGGGAAGAGCGTATTGCGTTATTACGCGATTACCAAGTTAATCAACAGGTGGTCACCGCAACAGGAAATCCGCAGGTCAAGTTCCTACACTGCCTCCCCGCCTTCCATGATACCGAGACCGTTGTAGGCAAACACATTGCAGAACAGTACGATCTACCACAAGGTATCGAAGTCACGGATGAGGTTTTTGAATCAGCACACAGTATCGTTTTCGATCAAGCGGAAAACCGTATGCACAGTATCAAAGCATTAATGGTGGCAACCTTAAGCGATCAAGTCTAA
- the pyrI gene encoding aspartate carbamoyltransferase regulatory subunit, whose product MNQDKLQVEAINNGCVIDHIPARLGFRLLTLFRLTETDQRVTIGLNLPSGEGRIKDLIKIENTFLTADQINQLAIYAPNATINNIENFKVVAKLRPSLPDEIRTVLVCPNANCISHNEPVNSRFAVKTRRNDLYLRCHYCEKEFSRQAVIGHW is encoded by the coding sequence ATGAATCAGGATAAATTACAGGTTGAAGCAATTAATAACGGGTGTGTGATCGACCATATTCCTGCTCGGCTTGGCTTTCGCCTGCTAACCTTATTTCGGCTTACTGAAACCGATCAGCGAGTCACCATTGGTCTAAATCTACCTTCTGGCGAAGGCCGTATTAAAGATCTGATCAAGATTGAAAACACCTTCCTCACCGCAGATCAAATTAACCAATTAGCGATCTACGCCCCTAATGCCACGATCAACAATATTGAGAATTTTAAAGTCGTAGCTAAGTTACGTCCCTCTTTGCCGGATGAAATTCGCACCGTGTTGGTCTGTCCTAATGCTAACTGTATTAGCCATAATGAACCGGTGAATTCACGTTTTGCTGTTAAGACGCGACGCAATGACCTGTATCTACGCTGTCATTATTGCGAAAAAGAATTTTCCCGTCAGGCGGTCATTGGACACTGGTAA
- a CDS encoding luciferase-like monooxygenase produces MSENRPFKLSVLDLAPIPQSCIARDAFKRSLALARFAEQAGYHRYWLAEHHNMPGIASAATSVLIGYLAANTRHLRLGSGGVMLPNHAPLVIAEQFGTLESLYPGRIDLGIGRAPGSDPTTMQALRRHSTPQMEERFPADVQQLITWFDAQQDDTFTVQPVPGVGLNIPIWLLGSSMYSAQLAARLGLPFAFASHFAPDVISQAIELYRNEFVPSARLSQPYVMIGVNIIAAESRARARFLFTSQQQQFINLRRGVPGKLPEPVETMDKIWTPAEKFGVERALSLSLVGDLAGVTHGLRAIQQQYQVDEVMVNGQIYDNDARIYSYQLAMEAHQAIHSLSA; encoded by the coding sequence ATGTCTGAAAACCGCCCATTCAAGCTATCGGTGTTAGATCTCGCACCCATTCCGCAATCCTGTATTGCAAGAGATGCTTTCAAACGATCCTTAGCCCTAGCGCGCTTCGCAGAGCAAGCGGGATATCATCGTTATTGGTTAGCCGAACATCACAACATGCCAGGGATTGCTAGCGCAGCGACAAGTGTTCTCATCGGTTATTTGGCCGCTAACACCCGTCATTTACGCTTAGGTTCAGGTGGGGTAATGCTGCCCAACCACGCCCCTTTAGTGATTGCTGAACAGTTCGGGACCTTGGAATCACTCTACCCAGGAAGAATCGATTTAGGGATTGGTCGCGCCCCTGGTAGCGATCCCACCACTATGCAGGCTTTGCGTCGTCATAGTACGCCACAGATGGAGGAGCGTTTTCCAGCTGACGTTCAGCAATTAATTACCTGGTTCGATGCACAACAAGACGATACTTTCACTGTCCAACCCGTACCAGGGGTTGGATTGAATATCCCTATCTGGCTGTTGGGCTCCAGTATGTACAGTGCGCAACTCGCGGCAAGGTTGGGGCTTCCCTTCGCATTCGCCTCGCACTTCGCCCCGGACGTCATCAGTCAAGCAATCGAGCTTTACCGTAACGAGTTCGTTCCGTCAGCCCGATTATCGCAACCTTATGTCATGATAGGGGTAAATATTATCGCGGCAGAAAGTCGGGCGCGGGCACGCTTTCTCTTTACCTCACAACAGCAGCAATTTATTAACTTACGGCGTGGTGTGCCGGGAAAACTTCCTGAACCGGTAGAGACTATGGATAAAATTTGGACTCCTGCCGAGAAGTTTGGTGTGGAACGAGCATTGAGTCTATCCTTAGTCGGTGATCTTGCAGGAGTGACTCATGGATTACGCGCTATTCAGCAGCAGTATCAAGTCGATGAGGTAATGGTTAACGGTCAGATCTACGATAATGATGCGCGGATCTATTCTTACCAACTAGCAATGGAAGCTCACCAAGCTATTCATTCTCTTTCAGCATAA
- a CDS encoding DEAD/DEAH family ATP-dependent RNA helicase — translation MTDIQTTFSDLGLNESILSALNDLGYVKPSPIQAECIPHLLAGRDVLGMAQTGSGKTAAFSLPLLNNIDPTLKAPQILVLAPTRELAVQVGEACNEFSKHMRGVNVLALYGGQRYDVQLRALRQGPQIVVGTPGRLLDHLKRGTLDLSNLRGLVLDEADEMLRMGFIEDVETIMAQIPEGHQTALFSATMPEAIRRITRRFMNNPQEVRIQSSLTTRPDISQSYWTAYGRKSDALVRFLEAEDFDAAIIFVRTKNATLEVAETLERNGYNSAALNGDMNQALREQTLERLKDGRLDILIATDVAARGLDVERISLVVNYDIPLDAESYVHRIGRTGRAGRAGRALLFVENRERRLLRNIERTMKLTIPEVELPNAELLSTRRQEKFAARVQQQLESSDLDLYRGLLTKLSPQEDLDMETLAAALLKMAQGERSLIVPAEAPRPPRREFRERDDRRDERRGDDRRGNREDRPRRERRDVGDMQLYRIEVGRNDGVEVRHIVGAIANEGDISSRYIGNIKLFDGHSTIELPKGMPGEVLQHFTKTRILNKPMNMQLMGDAQPGEPRRGRGGRDGGSRDGAGRGGREGGRRFGGGNRNEGNRGEGHRGRREESRR, via the coding sequence ATGACTGATATTCAAACCACTTTTTCCGATCTAGGCCTTAACGAATCCATTCTTTCTGCACTGAATGATCTGGGTTACGTAAAACCATCACCTATTCAAGCCGAGTGTATTCCACACCTGCTAGCTGGCCGTGATGTATTGGGTATGGCCCAAACCGGAAGTGGTAAAACGGCAGCATTTTCACTGCCATTACTAAACAACATCGATCCTACTTTAAAAGCGCCACAAATTCTGGTGCTCGCGCCAACTCGTGAGCTGGCAGTTCAAGTAGGTGAAGCATGTAACGAATTCTCAAAACATATGCGTGGCGTTAATGTTCTGGCTCTTTACGGTGGCCAACGTTATGACGTTCAACTGCGCGCATTACGTCAAGGTCCACAAATTGTTGTTGGTACCCCAGGACGTTTACTTGATCACTTAAAACGCGGTACGCTTGATCTCTCAAATCTGCGTGGCTTAGTGCTGGACGAAGCGGATGAAATGCTTCGTATGGGCTTCATCGAAGACGTTGAAACCATCATGGCGCAAATCCCAGAAGGTCATCAGACGGCACTATTCTCGGCCACGATGCCAGAAGCGATCCGTCGTATTACCCGTCGTTTTATGAACAACCCACAAGAAGTTCGTATTCAATCGAGCTTAACTACACGTCCAGACATCAGCCAATCTTATTGGACTGCCTATGGTCGTAAAAGTGATGCATTAGTTCGTTTCTTAGAAGCGGAAGATTTTGACGCGGCGATTATTTTCGTCCGGACGAAAAATGCAACCTTAGAAGTGGCTGAAACCTTAGAGCGTAACGGTTATAACAGCGCAGCGTTAAACGGTGACATGAACCAAGCATTACGCGAGCAAACACTTGAGCGTTTAAAAGATGGTCGTCTTGATATCCTGATCGCGACTGATGTTGCGGCGCGTGGATTAGACGTTGAGCGTATTAGCTTAGTTGTTAACTACGACATCCCATTAGATGCAGAATCTTACGTTCACCGTATTGGCCGTACTGGTCGTGCGGGGCGCGCAGGTCGTGCTTTACTATTTGTTGAAAACCGTGAGCGCCGTCTGCTGCGTAACATCGAACGTACAATGAAGCTAACGATTCCTGAAGTTGAACTTCCCAATGCAGAATTGTTAAGCACTCGTCGCCAAGAGAAATTTGCTGCGCGTGTTCAACAGCAGCTGGAAAGTAGTGATCTTGACCTCTACCGTGGTCTGTTGACTAAGCTGTCTCCTCAAGAAGATCTTGATATGGAAACACTGGCTGCAGCCCTGCTGAAAATGGCTCAAGGTGAGCGTTCATTAATCGTTCCTGCTGAAGCACCACGTCCTCCACGTCGTGAATTCCGCGAGCGTGATGATCGTCGTGACGAGCGTCGCGGTGATGACCGTCGTGGTAACCGTGAAGATCGTCCACGTCGTGAGCGTCGTGATGTGGGTGATATGCAGCTGTACCGTATCGAAGTTGGCCGCAATGATGGCGTTGAAGTTCGTCATATCGTTGGTGCCATCGCTAACGAAGGTGATATCAGCAGCCGTTATATCGGTAACATCAAATTGTTTGATGGTCACTCAACGATCGAGTTACCAAAAGGTATGCCGGGCGAAGTATTACAACACTTCACTAAAACCCGTATCCTGAACAAACCGATGAACATGCAGTTGATGGGTGATGCGCAACCAGGCGAACCTCGCCGTGGGCGTGGCGGTCGTGACGGCGGTAGCCGTGATGGTGCTGGTCGTGGTGGTCGTGAAGGCGGACGTCGTTTTGGCGGCGGTAACCGTAACGAAGGTAACCGCGGTGAAGGTCATCGTGGACGCCGTGAAGAATCACGCCGTTAA
- a CDS encoding GNAT family N-acetyltransferase has product MLLRTEIGLDAAGIDTLVRHGAKDPRLAERIQALREAGFITLGVVATDDEGKVLGYQAFSPIQVNGEDLHWVVISAAVIDPQYSSTSLAKDLLFEGLDSLNEFSYRAVVGYQALPWLRNQGFTSASGLVLDSLSEQEIVIYPLEEQDAAQYQAVLTLPSVELTESTNH; this is encoded by the coding sequence ATGCTTCTTCGTACTGAAATTGGTCTCGACGCAGCAGGGATCGATACGCTTGTTCGACATGGTGCAAAAGACCCACGCTTGGCGGAGCGTATTCAGGCACTCCGTGAGGCAGGCTTTATTACACTGGGTGTAGTGGCGACGGACGATGAAGGGAAAGTACTAGGCTACCAAGCTTTCAGTCCTATCCAAGTGAACGGTGAAGACCTCCATTGGGTCGTTATAAGTGCAGCGGTTATAGACCCCCAGTACAGTTCGACTTCACTCGCAAAGGACTTACTATTTGAAGGGCTAGATAGCTTAAATGAGTTTAGCTACCGCGCGGTGGTAGGCTATCAAGCACTCCCTTGGTTACGTAATCAAGGCTTTACCTCTGCCTCAGGACTAGTTTTGGATAGCTTGAGTGAACAAGAGATCGTAATTTATCCGCTTGAAGAGCAAGATGCAGCTCAATACCAAGCAGTCTTGACCTTACCTAGTGTTGAGCTGACTGAATCAACCAATCATTAA
- a CDS encoding RidA family protein — protein sequence MSREINTQDAPAAIGPYVQAVDLGQLVLTSGQIPVDPKTGEVPAEIAAQTRQSLDNVKAIIEQAGLSVKNIVKTTVFVKDLNDFATINAAYEQFFTEHEAPFPARSCVEVARLPKDVGIEIEAIALRN from the coding sequence ATGTCACGTGAAATTAATACCCAAGATGCACCTGCTGCAATTGGCCCTTATGTGCAAGCAGTGGATCTAGGTCAGCTTGTTCTGACATCAGGTCAAATTCCAGTTGATCCTAAAACGGGTGAGGTTCCTGCTGAAATTGCAGCACAGACTCGCCAATCGTTGGATAACGTTAAAGCGATTATCGAACAAGCAGGATTGAGCGTAAAAAATATCGTTAAGACAACTGTATTCGTTAAAGACCTCAACGACTTTGCGACCATTAATGCAGCTTACGAGCAATTTTTCACTGAACACGAGGCACCTTTCCCTGCCCGTTCTTGTGTAGAAGTTGCCCGTTTACCTAAAGATGTCGGTATCGAAATCGAAGCTATCGCATTACGTAATTAA
- the pyrB gene encoding aspartate carbamoyltransferase, producing the protein MANPLYGKHIVSINDFSRNELELVLDTAADLKANPQPEQLKHKVIGSCFFEASTRTRLSFETAIQRLGASAVGFADGGNTSLGKKGETLADTISVISQYVDAIVMRHPQEGAARLATEFSGNIPILNAGDGANQHPTQTLLDLFTIQETQQSLDNLHIAMVGDLKYGRTVHSLAQALSKFSGNHFYFISPSALAMPTYITDMLEESGCPWSQHDSIEEIIPKVDILYMTRVQKERLDPSEYANVKAQFILRASHLTAAKPNMKVLHPLPRVDEIATDVDETPHAWYFQQAGNGIYARQALLSLVLNKTLTGEVS; encoded by the coding sequence GTGGCAAATCCCTTATATGGAAAACATATCGTTTCAATCAATGACTTCAGCCGTAACGAATTGGAGCTAGTTTTAGACACAGCAGCCGATTTAAAAGCCAATCCTCAGCCTGAGCAATTGAAGCATAAAGTGATTGGAAGCTGTTTTTTTGAAGCCTCAACCCGTACACGGCTCTCTTTTGAGACAGCCATCCAGCGGTTAGGCGCTTCAGCTGTAGGCTTTGCCGATGGCGGGAATACCTCTTTAGGTAAGAAAGGTGAGACACTTGCCGACACCATCTCGGTAATAAGTCAGTATGTGGATGCTATCGTTATGCGTCATCCACAGGAGGGCGCTGCACGGCTTGCGACCGAGTTTTCAGGCAATATCCCCATCTTAAATGCCGGTGATGGCGCTAACCAGCACCCGACACAGACACTATTAGATCTTTTTACCATTCAAGAGACCCAGCAGAGCCTTGATAATCTGCATATTGCAATGGTAGGCGATTTAAAATATGGCCGAACCGTCCACTCTTTGGCGCAAGCCTTATCGAAGTTTTCAGGTAATCACTTTTACTTTATCTCCCCTAGTGCCCTCGCTATGCCGACGTATATCACTGATATGTTGGAAGAAAGTGGTTGCCCCTGGTCACAGCATGACAGCATCGAAGAAATTATTCCTAAAGTGGATATTCTTTACATGACACGAGTTCAGAAAGAACGTTTAGATCCTTCGGAATACGCTAATGTGAAAGCACAATTCATTTTACGAGCTTCACATCTCACCGCCGCAAAACCGAATATGAAAGTACTTCACCCGCTTCCCCGTGTGGATGAAATCGCGACAGATGTCGATGAAACCCCCCATGCATGGTACTTCCAACAAGCAGGAAATGGGATTTATGCTCGGCAAGCACTATTGTCTTTGGTCTTAAATAAAACGCTGACAGGAGAGGTATCATGA
- a CDS encoding GIY-YIG nuclease family protein — translation MHADRAVKQANCQWYLYLIQTAKGTLYTGITTDVTRRLTEHSSGHGAKALRGRGPLTVVYQSPAGDRASALRLEYRVKQLSRLKKLVIVRQQPSDINDWLIQSAQH, via the coding sequence ATGCATGCAGACAGGGCCGTAAAACAGGCCAACTGCCAGTGGTATTTGTATCTGATTCAAACCGCGAAAGGGACACTCTATACCGGTATTACTACCGATGTGACTCGCCGCTTGACCGAGCACAGCAGTGGTCACGGTGCAAAAGCGTTACGCGGCCGGGGCCCGCTAACGGTTGTCTATCAAAGCCCGGCTGGCGATCGTGCAAGCGCACTACGTCTTGAATACCGAGTGAAGCAACTCAGTCGCTTAAAAAAATTGGTGATTGTAAGGCAGCAGCCGTCCGATATTAATGATTGGTTGATTCAGTCAGCTCAACACTAG
- a CDS encoding YhbP family protein codes for MDELAHCLNYLAGQHVLTLCTQHGDECWAANCFYALDNETVSFWLMTEPSTQHGRLMVASPSVVGTVSAQTESVSQLQGVQFQGVITLAEGELGQRGLEAYQQRFPIAKTKSAPLWQLRINRLKMTDNQLGFGTKLLWQRP; via the coding sequence GTGGATGAATTAGCTCACTGCCTAAATTACTTAGCTGGCCAGCATGTGCTGACGCTATGCACGCAACATGGCGATGAGTGTTGGGCGGCTAACTGCTTCTATGCATTAGATAACGAAACGGTCAGTTTTTGGCTAATGACTGAACCGAGTACCCAGCATGGCCGTTTAATGGTCGCTTCCCCGTCGGTAGTCGGTACAGTAAGCGCACAAACCGAGTCGGTCTCCCAGCTACAAGGCGTTCAGTTCCAAGGTGTTATCACTCTTGCTGAAGGGGAACTGGGCCAACGGGGACTCGAGGCGTATCAACAACGTTTTCCCATTGCCAAAACGAAATCGGCGCCGCTATGGCAGTTACGGATTAATCGGTTAAAAATGACAGATAACCAGTTAGGGTTTGGCACAAAACTGCTGTGGCAGAGGCCTTAA